One window from the genome of Breoghania sp. L-A4 encodes:
- a CDS encoding ABC transporter substrate-binding protein: protein MRSIRRTAATLLAASLVVPHAGTAFGAEMKTEIGPGEGAVDIVAWPGYIERGETDKAYDWVTSFEADTGCKVNIKTAGTSDEMVALMNEGGFDLVTASGDASLRLISGKRVQPINTDLVPSWGKVDDRLKDAPWHTVGGTHYGVPYQWGSNVLMYNTETFKEPPASWNIVFEEQTLPDGKSNVGRVQAFDGPIYIADAALYLMHNNPDLGIKDPYELNEDQYKAALELLRGQRKVVARYWHDAFVQIDDFTNEGVVASSSWPFQVNILKSQDQPIASTIPVEGATGWADTTMMHADAAHPNCAYMWLEHSISPKLQGDLAAWFGSVPSNLEACKGNALLGDEGCETNGLGNFERTHFWRTPVSSCGSQEACVPYYRWVSDYIAVLGGR, encoded by the coding sequence ATGCGCAGCATTCGACGCACAGCCGCCACGCTTCTCGCGGCCAGCCTTGTCGTGCCCCATGCGGGAACCGCATTCGGCGCGGAGATGAAAACCGAAATCGGCCCCGGCGAAGGGGCCGTCGATATCGTCGCGTGGCCGGGCTACATCGAGCGCGGCGAAACCGACAAGGCCTACGACTGGGTCACCTCCTTCGAGGCGGACACCGGCTGCAAGGTCAACATTAAGACCGCCGGCACCTCCGATGAAATGGTCGCCTTGATGAACGAGGGCGGCTTCGATCTCGTCACCGCATCGGGCGACGCCTCACTGCGGCTGATCTCCGGCAAGCGCGTGCAGCCGATCAACACCGATCTGGTCCCCAGCTGGGGCAAGGTCGACGACCGGCTCAAGGACGCGCCGTGGCACACGGTCGGCGGCACGCACTACGGCGTGCCCTACCAGTGGGGCTCCAACGTGCTGATGTACAACACGGAGACCTTCAAGGAGCCGCCCGCGAGCTGGAACATCGTGTTCGAGGAACAGACGCTTCCCGACGGCAAGTCCAACGTCGGCCGGGTGCAGGCGTTCGACGGGCCGATCTACATCGCGGACGCGGCGCTCTACCTGATGCACAACAATCCCGATCTCGGCATCAAGGATCCCTATGAGCTGAACGAGGATCAGTACAAGGCGGCGCTCGAGCTGTTGCGAGGTCAGCGCAAGGTCGTCGCGCGTTACTGGCACGACGCCTTCGTGCAGATCGATGACTTCACCAACGAGGGCGTCGTCGCCTCCTCCTCGTGGCCGTTCCAGGTCAATATCCTGAAGTCCCAGGACCAGCCCATCGCCAGCACGATTCCCGTGGAAGGCGCCACCGGCTGGGCGGACACCACCATGATGCATGCGGATGCCGCCCATCCCAATTGCGCCTACATGTGGCTCGAGCATTCGATCAGCCCGAAGCTGCAGGGCGACCTCGCCGCCTGGTTCGGTTCGGTGCCGTCCAATCTCGAGGCCTGCAAGGGCAACGCGTTGCTCGGCGACGAAGGCTGCGAGACCAACGGGTTGGGCAATTTCGAGCGCACCCACTTCTGGCGCACGCCGGTTTCCAGTTGCGGCAGCCAGGAGGCTTGCGTGCCCTATTACCGCTGGGTCTCGGACTACATCGCTGTGCTCGGCGGCCGCTGA
- a CDS encoding GntR family transcriptional regulator — MNRSEKICAALRTAILERALSPGMKLPEDSLGERFGASRTIVRQALERLAAEGLVELRRNRGAVVATPSLEEARDLFELRCQIEDLVVSRLIADFTPAHLKALNAHLDKEIAAEDGPEPVSIRLATEFHILLAQLTESPVLARYVVEVGYRCGLTLALYSRPHSANCGIQEHREIIDALSSGDETRARDLMRGHLGAVADRALIKSETKGQSIYLDALEPYARSVREGK; from the coding sequence ATGAACCGGTCCGAAAAAATCTGCGCGGCCCTGCGCACCGCCATTCTCGAGCGGGCGCTGTCGCCGGGTATGAAGTTGCCCGAGGACTCGCTTGGCGAGCGCTTCGGCGCGAGCCGGACGATTGTGCGCCAGGCTCTGGAACGGCTGGCGGCGGAAGGGCTGGTGGAACTCCGGCGCAATCGCGGCGCGGTGGTGGCGACTCCCAGCCTGGAGGAGGCGCGGGACCTCTTCGAGCTGCGGTGTCAGATTGAGGATCTGGTGGTCAGCCGCCTGATCGCGGACTTCACGCCCGCGCATTTGAAGGCTCTGAACGCCCATCTGGACAAGGAAATCGCGGCGGAGGACGGCCCGGAGCCGGTGTCCATTCGGCTGGCCACCGAATTCCACATTCTGCTGGCGCAACTGACCGAGAGCCCTGTTCTGGCGCGCTATGTGGTGGAGGTGGGCTACCGGTGCGGCCTGACGCTGGCGCTTTATTCGCGGCCACATTCCGCCAATTGCGGCATCCAGGAACATCGCGAGATTATCGACGCCCTGTCCTCGGGAGACGAGACGCGGGCGCGGGATCTGATGCGCGGCCATCTTGGCGCGGTCGCGGACCGCGCCTTGATCAAGTCCGAAACCAAGGGCCAGTCGATCTATCTCGACGCGCTGGAGCCCTATGCCCGCTCGGTCCGCGAAGGCAAATAG
- a CDS encoding branched-chain amino acid ABC transporter permease, whose translation MTLLIAALVTGIGLGSMYGLIALGFQITYSVSSTVNFAQGSVVMLGAVLGYVFVERVGLPWFVAYPLAILCCGLFGCVVEILLVRPFVIRNSEAWLMATVAGGIFLDNAVLFTFGNEPRALSSALTQSTWQFAGTGIYPQQILIPFAAIGVALALHFLFRKTLQGRALLAVVQNLQAARLMGINTTAMVTGSFAMSSMLAGFAGLLIAPLFSVHSEMGTLFGLKAFAVAILGGMTSASGVMLAGFLYGLVEALVTTYLGSSSTHIVVFALVILALIWKPDGLFGRPAVKKV comes from the coding sequence ATGACCCTCTTGATCGCCGCGCTTGTCACTGGCATCGGGCTTGGAAGCATGTACGGGCTCATCGCCCTGGGCTTTCAGATCACCTATTCGGTCTCCTCGACCGTCAATTTCGCGCAAGGGTCCGTGGTCATGCTCGGCGCCGTGCTGGGCTATGTGTTCGTCGAACGCGTCGGTCTGCCCTGGTTCGTGGCCTATCCGTTGGCGATCCTGTGCTGCGGGTTGTTCGGCTGCGTGGTCGAAATCCTGCTTGTGCGCCCCTTCGTGATCCGCAATTCCGAGGCCTGGCTGATGGCCACGGTGGCCGGCGGCATCTTTCTCGACAACGCGGTGCTGTTCACCTTCGGCAATGAGCCGCGCGCGCTGTCATCCGCGCTGACCCAATCCACCTGGCAATTCGCCGGCACCGGAATCTATCCGCAACAGATCCTCATTCCCTTCGCCGCCATCGGCGTGGCGCTCGCTTTGCATTTCCTGTTCCGCAAGACGCTGCAGGGCCGCGCGCTGCTGGCCGTGGTGCAGAACCTCCAGGCGGCGCGGCTTATGGGCATCAACACCACGGCGATGGTCACCGGCTCCTTCGCCATGTCCTCCATGCTGGCGGGCTTCGCCGGTCTGCTGATCGCGCCGCTGTTCTCGGTCCATTCGGAAATGGGAACCCTGTTCGGGCTCAAGGCTTTCGCCGTGGCGATCCTCGGCGGCATGACATCCGCCTCGGGCGTCATGCTCGCGGGCTTCCTCTACGGTCTGGTCGAGGCGTTGGTGACCACCTACCTCGGCTCGTCCTCCACGCATATCGTCGTTTTCGCCCTGGTGATCCTGGCGCTCATCTGGAAGCCGGACGGGCTGTTCGGCCGTCCGGCTGTGAAGAAGGTCTGA
- a CDS encoding ABC transporter ATP-binding protein — protein MTSAVRFENISRHFGAVKAVDGVNLDIAEGEFFAMLGPSGSGKTTCLRLIAGFEQPTSGHIEIFGETAEGVPPYRRSVNTVFQDYALFPHMNVEDNVAYGLMIRGEARAARRRAAQEMLALVKLEGFGGRKPAQLSGGQRQRVALARALVNRPKVLLLDEPLGALDLKLREQMQIELKALQRTLGITFVFVTHDQGEALSMADRVAVFNAGGIVQTGTPGDIYERPQSAFVADFVGGSNVLAPALARRLGMPEGFWSLRPEKITVSQGCGLDGLPAVVESVQYQGASHRYALALGEDRLTALVPAAAAPFEAGTSVVLSWPGSAPHRMHG, from the coding sequence ATGACCAGTGCGGTGCGTTTCGAAAACATTTCGCGGCACTTCGGCGCGGTGAAGGCCGTGGACGGCGTCAATCTCGATATCGCCGAGGGCGAGTTCTTCGCCATGCTCGGCCCCTCCGGTTCCGGCAAGACCACCTGTCTCAGGCTGATCGCCGGCTTCGAGCAGCCGACGTCCGGGCACATCGAGATCTTCGGCGAGACGGCGGAGGGCGTGCCGCCCTACCGGCGCAGCGTCAACACGGTGTTCCAGGATTATGCGCTGTTCCCGCACATGAACGTGGAGGACAACGTCGCCTACGGGCTGATGATCCGGGGCGAGGCGCGAGCCGCGCGCAGGCGGGCGGCGCAGGAGATGCTGGCGCTCGTCAAGCTGGAGGGGTTCGGCGGCCGCAAGCCCGCGCAGCTCTCGGGCGGCCAGCGCCAGCGCGTGGCGTTGGCGCGCGCGCTGGTCAACCGGCCCAAGGTGCTGCTGCTCGACGAGCCCCTCGGCGCGCTGGATCTGAAGCTGCGCGAACAGATGCAGATCGAACTGAAGGCGCTGCAGCGGACGCTCGGCATCACCTTCGTCTTTGTCACCCACGATCAGGGCGAGGCCCTGTCGATGGCGGACCGTGTCGCCGTGTTCAACGCGGGCGGCATCGTCCAGACCGGCACTCCGGGCGACATCTACGAGCGGCCGCAGAGCGCCTTCGTCGCCGATTTCGTCGGCGGGTCGAACGTGCTCGCTCCCGCGCTGGCGAGGCGTCTCGGCATGCCCGAGGGCTTCTGGAGCCTGCGGCCGGAAAAGATCACTGTTTCGCAGGGCTGCGGGCTGGACGGGCTCCCCGCGGTCGTCGAGAGCGTCCAGTATCAGGGCGCAAGCCACCGTTACGCGCTGGCGCTCGGCGAGGACCGGCTCACCGCGCTCGTGCCGGCGGCCGCCGCGCCCTTCGAGGCCGGCACGTCGGTGGTGCTGAGCTGGCCCGGGAGCGCGCCGCACAGGATGCACGGCTGA
- a CDS encoding ATP-binding cassette domain-containing protein: MAGAALGGASGGAAGCLLAIPAARMAGPFLAMVTIAFAFIVEHGAVEWRSMTGGQNGLMGFPMPQIGGYVFAERDLVLLGIFLAGLSLYLYRRLADSGWGMAMTGIRDAEIAASSLGYKPFVVKSAAFAIAAAMAGLAGGLFTPLMMFIAPSNFPFSQSILYLFAILIGGAGTVLGPLAGALVTVLLPEFLSALAEYRLLFFGALLVVVLLIAPRGLVGTVTAFLPRPKRAITPIDADDVEAFIAAARPQVLEIADLGISFGGVRAVEDVSLAFQPGQVTSIIGPNGAGKTTILNMVSGFYKPTDGTITLGAVDLTGLPAHEAARHGIARTYQTTKLFEKMSVVANVVSGMPRGALLAPFRAIESAQNLSRAAGFLRYCGYTGDLDKRAGDLPHVDRRLVEIARALALQPGILLLDEPAAGLMRADKDQLSVLLRKIADLGIAVVLVEHDMELVMGISDRIQAVDAGKPIAFGTPAEIQSDKTVIAAYLGDGSAPALPRAEPLAKEETPVLSTLKLTAGYGAAPVLQDVSMKVRPGAMVALLGANGAGKSTFLSAVSGLHRPVSGSIILNDEPVQELPPHALVSRGLVLVPEGRQVFPELTVLENIELGAYKRRGTSDPSEIPALLDRFPRLKDRLTSRAGLLSGGEQQMMAIARGLMARPKVLLLDEPSLGLAPAMINELYAILAELRDEGTTILLVDQMASLALGVADYGYVLEQGRIVMEGPAKTLASDPRLTAAYLGGDARDDRSEVAR; this comes from the coding sequence CTGGCTGGCGCTGCCCTCGGCGGCGCTTCTGGCGGGGCCGCGGGATGTCTTCTCGCCATTCCCGCCGCCCGCATGGCGGGTCCGTTTCTCGCCATGGTGACCATCGCGTTCGCCTTCATCGTCGAGCACGGCGCGGTGGAGTGGCGCTCCATGACGGGCGGCCAGAACGGTCTCATGGGCTTTCCGATGCCGCAGATCGGCGGTTACGTTTTTGCGGAACGCGATCTGGTGCTTCTCGGCATTTTCCTGGCCGGTCTGTCGCTCTATCTGTACCGGCGGCTGGCCGATAGCGGCTGGGGCATGGCGATGACGGGCATCCGCGACGCCGAGATCGCCGCGAGTTCTCTTGGCTACAAGCCGTTTGTCGTCAAATCCGCCGCCTTCGCCATTGCCGCGGCGATGGCCGGTCTGGCCGGCGGGCTATTCACGCCGCTGATGATGTTCATCGCGCCGAGCAATTTCCCGTTCTCCCAGTCGATCCTGTATCTCTTCGCCATCCTGATCGGCGGCGCGGGAACGGTGCTGGGGCCGCTGGCTGGCGCGCTGGTGACGGTTCTGCTGCCGGAGTTTCTCTCCGCTCTCGCCGAATACCGGCTGCTGTTCTTCGGCGCGCTTCTGGTGGTCGTGCTGCTGATCGCCCCGCGCGGGCTGGTGGGCACGGTGACCGCCTTTCTGCCGCGCCCGAAACGCGCCATCACGCCGATCGATGCGGATGATGTCGAGGCGTTCATCGCCGCCGCCAGGCCGCAGGTTCTCGAGATTGCCGATCTGGGGATTTCCTTCGGCGGTGTGCGGGCGGTGGAAGACGTCTCGCTTGCGTTCCAGCCGGGGCAGGTGACCTCCATCATCGGCCCCAATGGCGCGGGAAAGACGACGATCCTCAACATGGTCAGCGGCTTCTACAAGCCGACGGACGGGACCATTACGCTTGGCGCGGTGGATCTGACCGGATTGCCGGCGCATGAGGCCGCGCGCCACGGCATCGCGCGCACCTACCAGACCACCAAACTGTTCGAGAAAATGTCGGTCGTGGCCAATGTGGTGTCGGGCATGCCGCGCGGCGCGCTGCTGGCGCCGTTCCGGGCCATCGAGTCCGCTCAGAACCTTTCGCGGGCCGCGGGGTTTCTTCGCTACTGCGGCTATACCGGCGATCTGGACAAGCGGGCGGGTGATCTGCCGCATGTGGACAGGCGTCTGGTGGAGATCGCCCGCGCGCTCGCCCTGCAGCCGGGGATCCTTCTGCTGGACGAGCCGGCGGCCGGTCTCATGCGCGCCGACAAGGATCAGCTCTCGGTCCTGCTGCGCAAGATCGCGGATCTCGGCATCGCGGTCGTTCTTGTCGAGCATGACATGGAGCTTGTCATGGGCATCTCCGACCGCATCCAGGCCGTGGACGCGGGCAAGCCCATCGCCTTCGGCACGCCCGCCGAGATCCAGTCCGACAAGACGGTGATCGCCGCCTATCTCGGCGACGGCTCCGCCCCGGCGCTGCCGCGGGCCGAACCGCTGGCGAAGGAGGAAACGCCGGTGCTCTCCACCCTGAAGCTGACGGCCGGCTACGGCGCGGCGCCGGTGCTGCAGGATGTCTCCATGAAGGTGCGCCCCGGCGCCATGGTGGCGCTTCTGGGCGCGAACGGTGCCGGCAAATCAACGTTTCTGTCTGCCGTTTCCGGCCTGCACCGCCCGGTTTCCGGCAGCATCATCCTGAACGACGAGCCCGTGCAGGAACTGCCGCCGCATGCGCTCGTCAGCCGCGGCCTGGTGCTTGTGCCCGAGGGGCGTCAGGTGTTTCCGGAACTGACCGTTCTGGAGAACATTGAACTGGGCGCCTACAAGCGCCGCGGGACCTCGGACCCCTCGGAGATCCCTGCGCTGCTGGACCGGTTCCCGCGCCTGAAGGACCGGCTGACCAGCCGCGCCGGGCTTCTGTCGGGTGGTGAGCAGCAGATGATGGCGATCGCCCGCGGGCTGATGGCCCGGCCGAAGGTGCTGCTGCTGGACGAGCCGTCGCTCGGTCTGGCGCCGGCCATGATCAATGAGCTTTACGCCATTCTGGCCGAGCTTCGCGACGAGGGTACCACGATCCTGCTGGTCGACCAGATGGCCTCCCTGGCCCTGGGCGTGGCCGATTACGGCTACGTGCTGGAGCAGGGACGGATCGTCATGGAAGGCCCCGCCAAGACGCTGGCGTCAGACCCCCGCCTCACCGCCGCCTATCTGGGCGGTGACGCCCGGGACGACCGTTCGGAGGTGGCTCGATGA
- a CDS encoding LysR family transcriptional regulator codes for MAFKLRQLQFFIAVADAKSISGAAQQLAVSQSTVTTAVQDLEADLGLQLIERTRRGVMLTHKGQLFLRHASRILETVADARRSLAVEGEGATGELHVGVTSLVAGYVFSDLLARYRRANPAVTVSAVEDNREYLEHLLINGELDVAVMVVPDQRVDQALRMELLGRMEYRVWLPHGHPLTASDTVSLSDVAKEPHVMLSLDEVEEATQTFWSEHGFRPKVAFRTRSVEAVRGLVATGAGVAILPDLVYRPWSLEGDRIESRPATEPLPSVHVGIVWRRGSGLPANASDFIGISKMHRAR; via the coding sequence ATGGCCTTCAAGCTACGGCAGTTGCAGTTCTTCATCGCGGTGGCCGACGCCAAGTCGATCTCCGGCGCGGCGCAGCAGCTTGCCGTCTCGCAATCCACGGTGACCACCGCCGTGCAGGATTTGGAGGCCGACCTCGGATTGCAGCTCATCGAGCGCACCCGGCGCGGCGTCATGCTGACCCACAAGGGGCAGCTTTTCCTGCGCCATGCCAGCCGCATTTTGGAGACCGTCGCCGACGCGCGCCGGTCGCTGGCGGTGGAAGGCGAGGGCGCCACCGGCGAGCTGCATGTCGGCGTCACCTCGCTTGTTGCGGGCTATGTGTTTTCCGATCTGCTGGCGCGATACCGGCGCGCCAATCCGGCGGTTACAGTCTCCGCCGTTGAGGACAACCGCGAATATCTGGAGCATCTTTTGATCAACGGCGAGCTCGACGTGGCCGTCATGGTGGTGCCCGACCAGCGGGTCGACCAGGCCTTGCGCATGGAACTGCTCGGGCGGATGGAATACCGCGTCTGGCTGCCGCACGGCCATCCACTGACGGCTTCGGACACCGTGTCCCTGTCCGATGTGGCCAAGGAGCCGCATGTCATGCTGTCGCTGGACGAGGTCGAGGAAGCCACCCAGACGTTTTGGTCCGAGCACGGATTCCGGCCCAAGGTGGCCTTCCGCACCCGGTCGGTGGAGGCCGTGCGCGGGCTGGTGGCCACGGGCGCGGGCGTCGCCATCCTGCCGGATCTGGTCTACCGGCCCTGGTCGCTGGAAGGTGACCGCATCGAGTCCCGTCCCGCCACCGAACCGCTGCCGTCGGTGCACGTGGGCATCGTCTGGCGGCGCGGCTCCGGGCTGCCGGCCAACGCCAGCGATTTCATCGGTATCAGCAAGATGCATCGCGCCCGGTAG
- a CDS encoding ABC transporter substrate-binding protein translates to MSGVVSLAVATGFPALAADTVKIGLVAALSGQSAKSGQAITRGLTIAINEINAKGGVLGKPIELVSRDDESNPGKGLVAARELVQREGVAALIGGLDTPVSFAIVPFANQSKVPFVGPWAAGTGITKNGAEENYIFRVSAVDEYVDEAITEYLVSNYGSKKPGMILINNPWGESNEKGLIKALEKRGMEHAGIEKFESNDVDVVPQLTRLKENGADGLFVVANVAPTAQVVKSLDRMAWDVPMASHWGPAGGRFTELAGKSGEKLHFIQTYLFTEGDAKGQAMFAKLQETFPEIETTADVTPATGIANAYDAMLLLAAAIEKAGSTDGPAIRQAMYDIENVEGLIKTYTDPFSPEDQDAIGPEDYVFAHFVEGEIIPLKD, encoded by the coding sequence ATGTCGGGCGTGGTCAGCCTCGCGGTTGCCACCGGCTTCCCCGCGCTGGCCGCGGACACCGTCAAGATCGGCCTGGTCGCGGCGCTGTCCGGCCAGTCCGCGAAGTCCGGCCAGGCGATCACCCGCGGCCTGACCATCGCCATCAATGAGATTAACGCAAAGGGCGGCGTGCTGGGCAAGCCGATCGAACTCGTCAGCCGCGACGACGAAAGCAATCCGGGCAAGGGCCTAGTCGCCGCGCGCGAGCTGGTGCAGCGCGAAGGCGTCGCGGCCCTGATCGGCGGTCTCGACACGCCTGTGTCCTTCGCCATCGTGCCGTTCGCCAACCAGTCGAAAGTGCCCTTCGTCGGTCCTTGGGCGGCAGGCACCGGCATCACCAAGAACGGTGCGGAGGAAAACTACATCTTCCGCGTCTCCGCGGTGGACGAATACGTGGATGAGGCGATCACCGAGTATCTGGTCTCCAACTACGGCTCCAAGAAGCCGGGCATGATCCTCATCAACAACCCTTGGGGCGAGTCCAACGAAAAGGGTCTGATCAAGGCGCTGGAGAAGCGCGGCATGGAACACGCCGGCATCGAGAAGTTCGAATCCAACGATGTGGACGTGGTGCCGCAGCTGACCCGGCTGAAGGAAAACGGCGCGGACGGCCTGTTCGTCGTCGCGAATGTGGCGCCCACCGCCCAGGTGGTGAAGTCGCTCGACCGCATGGCCTGGGACGTGCCGATGGCGTCGCACTGGGGTCCGGCCGGCGGCCGCTTCACCGAGCTGGCGGGCAAGAGCGGCGAGAAGCTGCATTTCATCCAGACCTATCTCTTCACGGAAGGCGACGCGAAGGGCCAGGCCATGTTCGCCAAGCTCCAGGAGACGTTTCCGGAAATCGAGACCACGGCCGATGTGACCCCGGCCACCGGCATCGCCAACGCCTATGACGCCATGCTGCTGCTGGCCGCGGCCATCGAGAAGGCCGGTTCGACCGACGGCCCGGCGATCCGTCAGGCCATGTACGACATCGAGAATGTCGAGGGCCTGATCAAGACCTACACGGACCCGTTCTCGCCGGAAGACCAGGACGCGATCGGCCCGGAAGACTATGTCTTCGCGCATTTCGTCGAAGGCGAAATCATTCCGTTGAAGGACTGA
- a CDS encoding amidohydrolase family protein, which yields MSGFLIRQVRVAGSEGLVDVAVRDGAIAEIGPGLSAPGEEIDGAGALLIPGFVESHIHLDKACILDRCRNETGTLEGAIASVVQAKAGFTEADVYARGKGVLEKAIVQGTNALRTHVEIDPVIGLKGFEAVLRLKRDFAWALDLQMCVFPQDGLTNLAGTRELLEQALDMGADLLGGCPYTDADPQAQIRILFEMARAHDVDLDFHLDFDLDPSWRHLDEIARQTIAFGWQGRVAIGHVTKLSALPPDDLAQAIGLMREAGVALTVLPATDLFLMGRGSDHLVPRGVAPAHLFHAQGVCCTVATNNVLNPFTPYGDLSLPRMANLYANVHQLSTKAELEACFDMVTDAPRRLIDMARRIAVGEEATFVALPATSGGQVVAEIVRPLWGMKRGRMTFEQAPARLFAP from the coding sequence ATGAGCGGCTTTCTCATCAGGCAGGTGCGCGTCGCCGGCTCCGAGGGGCTTGTGGATGTGGCTGTGCGCGACGGCGCGATCGCGGAAATCGGGCCGGGACTCTCGGCGCCGGGCGAGGAGATCGACGGGGCGGGCGCCCTGCTCATTCCCGGGTTTGTGGAAAGCCATATCCATCTGGACAAGGCCTGTATCCTCGACCGGTGCCGCAACGAGACCGGCACGCTTGAGGGCGCCATCGCGTCCGTCGTCCAGGCGAAAGCCGGCTTCACCGAGGCGGATGTCTACGCGCGCGGCAAGGGGGTGCTGGAGAAGGCCATCGTGCAGGGCACCAACGCGCTGCGCACCCATGTGGAGATCGACCCCGTCATCGGGCTGAAAGGCTTTGAGGCGGTGCTGCGTCTGAAACGTGACTTCGCCTGGGCGCTGGATCTGCAGATGTGCGTCTTCCCGCAGGACGGTCTGACCAATCTGGCGGGCACGCGCGAGCTTCTGGAACAGGCGCTGGACATGGGGGCGGATCTCCTCGGAGGCTGTCCCTACACCGATGCCGATCCGCAGGCGCAGATCCGTATACTGTTCGAGATGGCCCGCGCCCACGACGTGGATCTGGATTTTCATCTGGATTTCGATCTGGACCCGAGCTGGCGGCATCTCGATGAAATCGCCCGCCAGACGATCGCCTTCGGATGGCAGGGGCGGGTGGCCATCGGCCATGTGACCAAGCTCTCCGCCCTGCCGCCCGATGACCTGGCCCAGGCGATCGGGCTGATGCGTGAGGCGGGTGTCGCGCTCACCGTGCTGCCCGCGACGGATCTGTTTCTGATGGGACGCGGATCGGATCATCTGGTGCCGCGCGGCGTGGCCCCTGCGCACCTGTTTCACGCGCAGGGCGTGTGCTGCACCGTGGCCACCAACAACGTGCTCAACCCGTTCACGCCCTATGGCGATCTGTCGCTGCCGCGCATGGCCAATCTCTATGCCAACGTGCACCAGCTCAGCACGAAGGCGGAACTGGAGGCCTGTTTCGACATGGTGACCGATGCTCCGCGCCGGCTGATCGACATGGCCCGCCGGATCGCCGTCGGCGAGGAGGCGACCTTCGTGGCGCTGCCCGCGACCAGCGGCGGCCAGGTGGTGGCGGAGATCGTGCGCCCGCTGTGGGGCATGAAGCGCGGCCGGATGACCTTCGAGCAGGCGCCGGCGCGGCTTTTCGCGCCGTGA
- a CDS encoding nuclear transport factor 2 family protein, which yields MTATNTTDRLSPEARIVYDYLEASMKPDPDLAATYVADTVTITFTGGRTFDHPSGPTGFNAKRYKWVKKRMDTFDVAEGPNGTVVYSVGTLYGEWPDGTPFEGNRYVDRFEVENGKITKMDVWNDSAERILIRMDIEA from the coding sequence ATGACCGCGACGAACACCACCGACCGTCTCAGCCCGGAAGCGCGCATCGTCTATGACTATCTGGAAGCATCGATGAAGCCGGACCCGGATCTGGCCGCCACGTATGTCGCCGACACGGTGACGATCACCTTCACCGGCGGCCGCACGTTCGACCACCCGTCCGGGCCGACGGGCTTCAATGCCAAGCGCTACAAGTGGGTGAAGAAACGGATGGACACGTTCGACGTGGCAGAAGGGCCGAACGGCACCGTGGTCTATTCCGTGGGAACACTCTATGGCGAATGGCCGGACGGAACGCCCTTCGAAGGCAACCGCTATGTCGACCGCTTCGAGGTCGAGAACGGCAAGATCACCAAGATGGACGTGTGGAACGACAGCGCCGAGCGCATTCTGATCCGCATGGATATCGAGGCGTAG
- a CDS encoding ABC transporter permease encodes MRAVQAHTEHESLSRRLSDVLLRRPRLLLALLLAPPLAWLGVVYLGSLFALLAQSFFSIDEFSGVIIREFTLKTYGELLRPSNMDIIVRTVTMAALVTLSAAAIGFPIAYYAARYASGRVKAAFYLAVMLPLWSSYLVRVYAWKLILAKEGALTWVIERLHLSWALDAVLGLPVIGGPSLSISYIGTFLVFLYLWLPFMILPVQAALERVPGSLIDASADLGAAPGQTFRTVIFPLALPGIVAGSIFTFSLTLGDYIAPQIVGSSRLFLGQAVYTHQGTAGNIPLAAAFSVVPILIMGVYLWAARRMGAFNAL; translated from the coding sequence ATGCGCGCGGTGCAGGCCCACACGGAGCACGAGAGCCTGTCGCGGCGGTTGTCCGACGTGCTGCTGCGGCGGCCGAGGCTGCTGCTGGCGCTGTTGCTGGCGCCGCCGCTGGCTTGGCTCGGCGTCGTCTATCTGGGCTCGCTGTTTGCGCTGCTGGCGCAGAGTTTCTTTTCCATCGACGAGTTTTCCGGCGTCATCATCCGCGAGTTCACGCTGAAGACCTACGGCGAGCTGCTGCGCCCGTCCAACATGGACATCATCGTGCGCACGGTGACCATGGCGGCGCTGGTCACCCTGTCTGCGGCGGCCATCGGCTTTCCCATCGCCTATTACGCGGCGCGCTACGCCTCCGGCCGCGTCAAGGCGGCCTTCTACCTCGCCGTGATGCTGCCGCTGTGGTCGAGCTATCTGGTGCGGGTTTACGCGTGGAAGCTGATCCTGGCCAAGGAGGGGGCGCTCACCTGGGTGATCGAGCGGCTGCATCTGTCCTGGGCGCTCGACGCGGTGCTCGGGCTGCCGGTGATCGGCGGGCCGTCGCTGTCGATCAGCTACATCGGCACCTTTCTGGTGTTTCTCTACCTGTGGCTGCCGTTCATGATCCTGCCGGTGCAGGCGGCGCTCGAGCGGGTGCCGGGCTCCTTGATCGACGCCTCGGCCGATCTCGGCGCCGCGCCCGGGCAGACGTTCCGAACGGTGATCTTCCCGCTGGCGCTGCCGGGCATCGTCGCGGGCTCCATCTTCACCTTCTCGCTGACGCTGGGCGACTACATCGCGCCGCAGATCGTCGGCTCGTCACGTCTGTTCCTCGGCCAGGCGGTCTACACGCACCAGGGCACCGCCGGAAACATCCCGCTCGCCGCGGCCTTCTCGGTGGTGCCGATCCTGATCATGGGCGTCTATCTCTGGGCCGCGCGGCGCATGGGAGCCTTCAATGCGCTCTGA